Proteins encoded in a region of the Limanda limanda chromosome 17, fLimLim1.1, whole genome shotgun sequence genome:
- the LOC133023110 gene encoding protein NATD1-like: MLSRLSALRLRLRSAPVRFVASGSSCRATVEHDRARQRFSVSPGNGAEAHECAVLSYRFTGEKEVDLISTFVPETFRGQGVAALLSQAAMDFLVEENLKARVSCWYIKKYIEEHPVQQIKDLVVP; the protein is encoded by the exons ATGTTGTCCAGACTCTCCGCGCTGCGGCTCCGGCTCCGCTCGGCTCCGGTCCGGTTCGTCGCTTCGGGCTCCAGCTGCAGGGCGACGGTGGAACATGACCGAGCGAGGCAGCGCTTCTCCGTCTCTCCGGGCAACGGGGCCG AGGCCCATGAATGTGCAGTTCTGAGCTACAGATTCAccggagagaaggaggtggatcTAATTTCGACCTTTGTACCAGAGACGTTCAGGGGCCAAGGTGTCGCTGCTCTGCTGTCACAG GCTGCCATGGACTTTCTGGTTGAAGAAAACCTCAAGGCTCGTGTCTCCTGCTGGTACATAAAGAAATACATTGAGGAGCACCCGGTGCAGCAGATTAAAGACCTGGTCGTCCCCTGA
- the dhrs7ca gene encoding dehydrogenase/reductase SDR family member 7C-B — protein MVVKREMDPNVTEPESLWHVLQEMDPTWINTVLLVPCVVVLTAGFFYLYGWIVGLLTKTSVRNKVVVVSDALSGLGKECSGVFHKGGARLILCGKNWEKLEEFADALANASDPTVTFPPKLVLLDFGDMASMHDAIEEIMDCYGCLDVLMLNNSMKVKAPAHSLSLEMDKLLMDNNYFGPVTLAKGVLPSMISRRTGHLLLINSIQGKLAVPFRSTYAASKHAVQAFFDCLRAEVEEYGISVSTINHTFISSTSAVNTEAASSKSFWSLLYTKRPLGVSPDEAAAEIVKTLNNKKKEVIIAPSLPKVAVYARSFFPNVFFAVMAAGVKNSGTFEEM, from the exons CATGTTCTCCAAGAAATGGACCCAACATGGATAAACACTGTTCTCCTAGTTCCCTGTGTTGTCGTGCTGACAGCTGGATTTTTCTACCTCTACGGTTGGATTGTTGGTCTGTTGACCAAAACGTCCGTACGCAATAAGGTGGTGGTTGTATCTGACGCCTTATCTGGGCTCGGAAAAG AATGCTCAGGTGTGTTCCACAAAGGAGGAGCCAGGTTGATCCTCTGTGGGAAAAACTGGGAGAAGCTTGAAGAATTTGCTGATGCTTTGGCGAACGCCTCAGACCCCACAGTA acgtTTCCTCCTAAACTGGTGCTGCTGGATTTTGGGGATATGGCGAGTATGCATGACGCCATCGAAGAGATCATGGACTGTTACGGTTGCCTGGATGTTCTCATGCTAAACAACAGCATGAAGGTCAAAGCACCTGCACACAGTCTGTCGCTGGAGATGGACAAGCTCCTGATGGACAACAACTACTTTGGACCAGTCACACTGGCTAAAG GTGTGCTACCGTCCATGATCTCCAGAAGAACTGGTCACCTGCTCCTCATCAACAGTATCCAAGGGAAACTCGCTGTTCCGTTTCGATCTACAT ATGCAGCCTCCAAACATGCAGTTCAGGCCTTCTTTGACTGCCTGAGAGCTGAGGTGGAAGAGTATGGCATCTCCGTCAGCACCATCAACCACACCTTCATCAGCAGCACctcagctgtaaacacagagGCAGCCTCCTCCAAATCCTTCTGGTCGT TGCTGTACACTAAGAGACCCCTCGGCGTTTCCCCGGACGAAGCAGCTGCTGAGATCGTCAAGACCTTAAACAACAAGAAGAAAGAGGTGATAattgctccctccctccccaagGTGGCCGTCTACGCCAGATCCTTCTTCCCTAACGTGTTCTTTGCTGTGATGGCTGCGGGAGTGAAGAACTCTGGTACCTTTGAGGAGATGTAG